GGTACCCTTCGTGTGCGCGGGCGATTAGTTCGTCCGTGTTCGGTTGCACCACATGAATTCCGGGGACCACCCCCTTCTCCTGACAGGCATGAAGGATGCGGTCGCGCGCCTGGATGTATTCCGGATGATCGAACTGGGCGGTGATCCCCATCGAGGCCGTCAGGTCGTACGGCCCGATGAAGGCGGCATCGATGCCCGGCACGGAAAGGATGTCGTGGATGTTGTGGACGCCATCGATGTGCTCGATCTGGACGGCGGTCAGGATCTCGTGGTTGGCCTGCTTGTACTCCTCGCTGACCCGCACCCCGAACTGGTTGGCGCGGCAGAACCCGACGCCCCGACGCCCTTCGGGAGGATACTTCACGGCGCTGACGAGGAGTTCGGCGTCGGCCCGGGTGTTGATCAGCGGACAGATCACCCCGCGGGCGCCGGCATCCAGGTACCGCTTCACGAGGGCGTAATCCACGCCGTGCAACCGCACGATCGGCGCGCAGGACGAACTGCCCGCGGCGACCGCCTGAAAGAGCGTCTGGGCCTGGGGAACATCCACCGCCGAATGCTCGGCATCGACACATACGAAGTCGAACCCGCTGGCGGACATGAGTTCGGCGATGATGGGCGAGCCCGAATTGCACCAGGTGCCGACGACGGTGTGACCGGAGCGGAGTTTGGAGCGTAGGTTTTTCATTGAATTGAAGTGGAGGAATCCGTTGATCGCTGGCGGTAGCGCACCTCGATCCACCGGACCGCAAACGATTCGAGGCGCTGGAGGTCGGCGGCCCAGTCCGTCGATGCCGCCACCGAGAACCGGAGGAACTGCTTGTCGCGGGAGCCGGTGCGGCGGGCGGCCACATTGCGGAGGAGCTGGTTGGAACCAATTCGCCGGGACGCCCACACCGCAGCCTCGCGTCCCCCCAGGGCTTCGGGATCTTCCGTCTGCCACCGGTCCGATTCTTCCAGGACGGCCCCGCCCACCAGCGTGCACCACAGGACCAGCTCCGCGGCCGGGCCTCCGGGTGCACCGAAAATGCGGCATTGGAACGGGATGACATGCCCGCCGATTGGAATATCGACCCGGCCTGGCTGGCCAAGGTCCCGCGGCGTCCATCCCACATTGACCCAGCAGACATCGGGGGTGTGATGGACGACGCTCATCGTTGCTCCGTCCTGGGCGGTCCATTCCGCCACAAACACCGTGAACCGGTGCCCTTCCTGGGAAAGGAACACTCCATTGATGAGATTGGTGGTCGCCAGGATTCGCTGGGCGTGCTCGCCCACAGGTTCCGATCGGAACTCGTGGTCTGGAATGTCCTGCCGGACGACGAATCGGAGGTCGTGGGATGCCGCGACGGGAAGGAAATGGAACCAGGCCCAGGCTCCGCCTACGGCGATGGCAAAGGCGGCGACGACAGACAGAAGCGCTGTGGATTGCCTCATCGTTGGAGGGCCGGCGCGGCAGTGGGAGACATGTCCATGGTGGGGATGGGGTCCAAATCAAGCTGTTGCACCCGGAGCAGGGCGCACGGTGATCAAGGACATCAGAGTCGCCACCAGCACGACAAACAGGAACACCACGGAATAGATCTGAAAGGGATAATCTCCGATCGCGTTGACCAGGCATCCGGCAAGACTGACCCAGATCAGACCCACGATCAGCGAGGGCACGATGCGACTTCCAGCCGTACAGGAACGTACGGCAAAGATGGCCAGGGCAACGACCAGCAAGGCCAGTCCGAGCCATCCCATCGTGGCGCGGACTTCGAGCCAATCGTTGTGCGCGTAGGCGGCCCAACCTTCCCCGGCCTGCCGGTAGAGGCCATACATCGAGGCAAAGGATCCGGCCCCACTTCCCCACCACACGAAATCGGCAGCCAGGCGCCGGGCATTCCGATAGACCTCAGGACGACCCGACATCCGGACAAGAAGTCCCTCCAGCGAGGCCCCCCCGTGCAACGCCAGATGGAAGACCGGAACGGCGGAAGCCATGGAAATTCGATGAACCAAGAAGGACGTGCCCGGTTCCATGGCGACCGGCCCCTGGCCATCAGGGAAGTGCGCAACCACATCGAGGTAGCCAGGGGCTCCTGTATGCGGGATCCAGCAAATGGCAGACAATTCGTCGGCACGCCCGGGATCCAGGTCGAGCAGGGTCGGATACCCACCGTCCACCACCAGTGCCAACGTGATCGGCTGGGAGGACGGGTTCTCAATGTCGAGATCGACCCGGACGATGCTTCGGTGCCGGGACTCGCCCGCAGGGATCATCCAGCGGAACCCCAACAATCCGTGTTCATCGACACGAGTGATCACGGCTGTCCGGCCATCGTCCGGTGACTGAAGGCTCACACCGTCGGGAACAGCAAGTGCGGCGACGAGTTCCTCACCCTCCATTTCGATAGGCGGAATGGCGCGGTAATCACGTGCGAATTCCGTCATCGAGCCTTCGGTTGCACGACGCAATTCGGCGTCGTCCAGGGATCCGCCAAACAGGGCGACCTCGGAGATGGATGGATCGGCCAGGTAAACATTGGCACTGTCCACGTACACTTGGGGCACCCGCGGATCCGGTCGCTCGGGGGCTCCGGCAAGGAGTACGCCATCCGCATACAGCCGCAGGCCTTCATCCCGGACCGCGGCGAGAGTTACCTGACGTCCCGTGAAGCCTTCGGCAAAGCCTGGCACGACCTTCCAGCTTGCATTGGTCGAGGACGATCCACGAAGGAGCCCGATAAGCTGTCCCTGGCCATCCATGGAAATGGAAAAGTAATTCTCCAGCTGGTTGCCACCCGGCAGGGGACCCGCGAAGTACACGAGGTTGCGCCGTTCTCCCTGCCGGACTTCGGGAATCGTAAGCCGTGTCAGCACACTGAACGGGCCGGTGCCGACCTGTTGACCCGTCGAGTGCCGAACATCCGGCCGGACCAGTCGTTCGCGCAGCGCGCCACCCCCAACCACGAACGTGCCAAGACCCGCCAGCAGAAGACATCCGAGTGCCAGTCCGCGAACCCGGCTCCGAAACTGATGTCGGGAGGCCAGGATCAGGACCGCAATGACACCGGCAACCATCATCACACTGACCGCTGCCGAGGCGCGGCTGCCCGACAGCGTGGGCATGGCCGCCAGCATCAGGGCGCACGGCAGCAGCACGATCTGCGGCCCGTCGTAACGCGCGACCTTGGGATCGCTCGAACGCAATGCAAGCTCCTGAACCCAGACCCAGAAGCCGATGCACAACGGCCAGAGCAGATTGAAATACTGCGCTGCGTTTGATCGATAGGGCCACGGCCCGAACACCAGTTCCGCGGGGTTGTCGCGCAGGGTCCCCATGAAGAACAGCAGCCGGTTCGAGCCCGCGGCCCGCTGCACCACACACACCAACGCCAGCGCCACCCCATTCAGGCAGAGGATCCACAGCAACTGCCGGACCCGCGGTGGAATCGGGAACTTCGCAGGTACCCTCGCCCACGCCGGGCCTGCCTCGTCCGCCCCGGATGACTCCCTTGAGGTTTCCGTGGCGCCGCTCAGCAGCCAGTCCCGAATCCCCCAGAACGCGAAGGCCAGACCCACGTACTGCGCAAAGATCCCCAGCGTCGCCGTGCGGTCGTAGGTGTGCGGCAGCCAGCGGATCGAGTCCTTCAGGTACACCATCTCGCGCGAAGACGCCCCAAAGTCGGCCCGCGCATTCAGAAGGCTCACTGCGATCATCCCGAGAAACGCGACGGTGAGAACCGCCAGCGCCCGGATCCCCCAGTCGGCCGGAGGCAACGCCACTCCCTCGCCCCGGCGTCGCAGAATCCACTTGGCAATCAGCAGTCCGCCCAGGCCGTAACACGCCACATTCGCGGTCCAGATCGACCATGTCTGGGTGGTGCCGAACGCCCAGGGCGTGAACAGGATGAGGAAGACGATCAGCCACCCGCTCACCCGGTCGCAATGGGCGTACGGCCCCTGCTCCGTCGCACGCCCGGATCCGCGACGGCGCCGTCGTCGCCGCAATCCGGATCCCTGCTCCCCGGCAACGGGGCGGGAGGGCACGGAACTCAGGTTGGAATCGGAGGGGTCCACGAGGGGGGGGACGGGCGAGTGGCGAATGGCGAATGGCGAATGGGGAATTGGGAATTGGGGGGGTGTCACCCGCCATTTGCTTCCCGCCCTGGCGTCCTGGCGTGAGGAACGGGGTCTTTCGAGTACGAGTACCGCCCTTCGGGCTGAGTACGAGTACGAGGACGACGGATGGGTGAGTTCAGTTGTGGAGTCTCACGCGAAGACGCGAAGACGCGAAGGAATCCTGACTGGAGACAGCGAAACCTGATTTCCTTCACTCTCCATTCCCTTTGCGTCTTGGCATCTTGGCGTGAGGAACGGGGCTTTTCGAGTACGAGTACCGCCCTGCGGGCTGAGTACGAGTACGAGGACAGCGGATGGGTGGGTTCCTTTGCGGATTCTCACGCGAAGACGCGAAGGCGCGAAGGAATCCTGACCGGAGGCTGCGACACCCGATTTCCGTTACCTGCGGGCTTCTTTGCGTCCTGGCGTCCTGGCGTGGGGAACGGGGCTTTTCGAGTACGAGTACCGCCCTGCGGGCTGAGTACGAGTACGAGGACAGCGGATGGGTGGGCTTGTCCTTCTGTCTTCCGTCTTCTGTTCCCTGCCTTGCGTCCTTCGTCGGCGCTAGAGGGCCCTTGGGAGGTTCGCCTGGAGTTCCTCGAAAGCCGCGAGAAACCGGGGCAACTGCCCATAGAGGCGCTCGGCGAGTTCCTCATTCCGGAGGGAGTCCAAGCACCTCCCGGAGCCGGGACACCACCTTCCCAAACTCCAACCGGCGCCTTTCAGGGATTCCTGTCATGGTCGTGCGCGATGGGTGTGAATCGCTGCGACTTCGCCCGGAAGTCGGGGCCAACCTCCCCGAAATCCACCAGGTCCACCGGCCGTATGGTGGGGAGCCGATCGACGGCCTCCCGCAGGCGGAGGACGTCCATGGCGGTCGCTCCCGGCAACCGTTCGAAGCCGAGATCCAGATCGGAGACAG
This genomic stretch from Verrucomicrobiia bacterium harbors:
- a CDS encoding 2,4-dihydroxyhept-2-ene-1,7-dioic acid aldolase; translation: MKNLRSKLRSGHTVVGTWCNSGSPIIAELMSASGFDFVCVDAEHSAVDVPQAQTLFQAVAAGSSSCAPIVRLHGVDYALVKRYLDAGARGVICPLINTRADAELLVSAVKYPPEGRRGVGFCRANQFGVRVSEEYKQANHEILTAVQIEHIDGVHNIHDILSVPGIDAAFIGPYDLTASMGITAQFDHPEYIQARDRILHACQEKGVVPGIHVVQPNTDELIARAHEGYRFLAYSLDITMLLHTCQAGVAKLKGFLAHRELESAGGRTED
- a CDS encoding exosortase-associated EpsI family protein; protein product: MRQSTALLSVVAAFAIAVGGAWAWFHFLPVAASHDLRFVVRQDIPDHEFRSEPVGEHAQRILATTNLINGVFLSQEGHRFTVFVAEWTAQDGATMSVVHHTPDVCWVNVGWTPRDLGQPGRVDIPIGGHVIPFQCRIFGAPGGPAAELVLWCTLVGGAVLEESDRWQTEDPEALGGREAAVWASRRIGSNQLLRNVAARRTGSRDKQFLRFSVAASTDWAADLQRLESFAVRWIEVRYRQRSTDSSTSIQ
- a CDS encoding O-antigen ligase family protein, whose translation is MVYLKDSIRWLPHTYDRTATLGIFAQYVGLAFAFWGIRDWLLSGATETSRESSGADEAGPAWARVPAKFPIPPRVRQLLWILCLNGVALALVCVVQRAAGSNRLLFFMGTLRDNPAELVFGPWPYRSNAAQYFNLLWPLCIGFWVWVQELALRSSDPKVARYDGPQIVLLPCALMLAAMPTLSGSRASAAVSVMMVAGVIAVLILASRHQFRSRVRGLALGCLLLAGLGTFVVGGGALRERLVRPDVRHSTGQQVGTGPFSVLTRLTIPEVRQGERRNLVYFAGPLPGGNQLENYFSISMDGQGQLIGLLRGSSSTNASWKVVPGFAEGFTGRQVTLAAVRDEGLRLYADGVLLAGAPERPDPRVPQVYVDSANVYLADPSISEVALFGGSLDDAELRRATEGSMTEFARDYRAIPPIEMEGEELVAALAVPDGVSLQSPDDGRTAVITRVDEHGLLGFRWMIPAGESRHRSIVRVDLDIENPSSQPITLALVVDGGYPTLLDLDPGRADELSAICWIPHTGAPGYLDVVAHFPDGQGPVAMEPGTSFLVHRISMASAVPVFHLALHGGASLEGLLVRMSGRPEVYRNARRLAADFVWWGSGAGSFASMYGLYRQAGEGWAAYAHNDWLEVRATMGWLGLALLVVALAIFAVRSCTAGSRIVPSLIVGLIWVSLAGCLVNAIGDYPFQIYSVVFLFVVLVATLMSLITVRPAPGATA
- a CDS encoding nucleotidyltransferase domain-containing protein, whose protein sequence is MQSAIGALIQAAARDRIRLFIFGSFARGDALPVSDLDLGFERLPGATAMDVLRLREAVDRLPTIRPVDLVDFGEVGPDFRAKSQRFTPIAHDHDRNP